The following are from one region of the Halarcobacter sp. genome:
- a CDS encoding DUF4197 domain-containing protein has product MKKNIICASIILSSTLAFGFDFGSIAKEVIGNVTKDSTTNSSSKNTTNLSNSTVSSGLKEALKVGVDYAVKNLSETNGYLDNSLVKIPLPENLQKVETLIRKAGGDEIANDLIKSMNSAATNAAPKTAEVFVSAIEKMSLEDATKILNGDKNAATDYFKTNTNSSLKEVIKPIIQKTMEENSVAKYYNAFNSYYKQYGKEYVNNSEVMNLAKNFGVDSYLPSSSDENLDDYVTQKAIDGLFKMIAEKEAAIRSNPIEQTSSILKQVFGN; this is encoded by the coding sequence ATGAAAAAAAATATTATATGTGCATCTATTATTCTATCTTCAACTTTAGCATTTGGTTTTGATTTTGGAAGCATAGCAAAAGAAGTTATAGGTAATGTAACAAAAGATTCAACAACTAATTCTAGTTCAAAAAATACAACAAACCTTAGTAATTCAACAGTATCAAGTGGACTAAAAGAAGCATTAAAAGTTGGAGTTGATTATGCTGTTAAAAATCTTAGTGAAACAAATGGTTATTTAGATAATTCACTTGTGAAGATTCCTCTTCCTGAAAATCTTCAAAAAGTTGAAACACTTATCAGAAAAGCTGGGGGAGATGAGATTGCAAATGATTTAATAAAATCAATGAACAGTGCTGCAACAAATGCAGCTCCAAAAACAGCAGAAGTTTTTGTTAGTGCTATTGAAAAAATGAGTTTAGAAGATGCAACAAAAATATTAAATGGTGATAAAAATGCAGCAACTGATTATTTTAAAACAAATACAAATAGCTCATTAAAAGAGGTAATCAAACCTATAATTCAAAAAACGATGGAAGAAAACAGTGTTGCAAAATATTATAATGCTTTTAATTCTTATTATAAACAATATGGAAAAGAGTATGTAAATAACAGTGAAGTTATGAATTTAGCAAAAAACTTTGGAGTTGATTCATATCTTCCAAGTAGTAGTGATGAAAATCTTGATGATTATGTTACACAAAAAGCAATTGATGGTTTGTTTAAAATGATTGCCGAAAAAGAAGCTGCTATTCGTTCAAATCCAATTGAACAAACAAGCTCAATTCTTAAACAAGTTTTTGGAAACTAA
- a CDS encoding cache domain-containing protein: protein MFSEKYISKLIILTPVITVLLSAFFTIYFFIKNQNDYFNEESIRVEKEYIKKQKNILEKEIKNVINYIDYHVKRNKKLTSDELKKELIGYIETIRYEKHGYIWIHDTNYYLVGHPFRKNSIGTYDIDLKDAKGGFITKRFVEETLANPAGVFMEYYWQKPNETKFSKKLGFLKIYKPFNWVIGAGLYIDDIEKSIADNKKLLEERINRYIQTVVKISIGVILLIGILSFIISNKINRVFANYKDNVKRKELELQDVNKNLEKKIEKALSEAKKKDRAMLHQSRLARMGAMLSMIAHQWRQPLSEISAIFMELETANRFGKLDDKLLDDSVKESNRLIQFMSHTIDDFRNFFKPDKKKIEFYIDDACNEAISLAGASIKSSHIKLNKKVKCNSMVVGYEREFAQVLLNLISNAKDILNQRVVKNPEINITIDYKDSHAIIIVEDNGGGVEEKHLELIFEPYFTTKESSKGTGLGLYMAKMIVEKNMAGELNVENSKKGAVFTVSLPLK from the coding sequence TTGTTTAGTGAAAAATATATCTCAAAACTTATTATTCTAACCCCTGTGATAACTGTACTTTTAAGTGCTTTTTTTACAATTTATTTTTTTATTAAAAACCAAAATGATTATTTCAATGAAGAGAGTATTAGAGTTGAAAAAGAGTATATAAAAAAACAAAAAAATATTTTAGAAAAAGAGATTAAAAATGTAATTAATTACATAGATTATCATGTAAAAAGAAATAAAAAACTAACTTCTGATGAGTTAAAAAAAGAGCTTATTGGATATATTGAAACAATAAGATATGAGAAGCATGGATATATTTGGATACACGATACAAATTATTATTTAGTTGGACATCCATTTAGAAAAAACAGTATAGGAACTTATGATATTGATTTAAAAGATGCAAAGGGTGGCTTTATTACAAAAAGGTTTGTAGAAGAGACCTTAGCTAATCCTGCTGGTGTTTTTATGGAATATTATTGGCAAAAACCAAATGAAACTAAATTTTCTAAAAAGTTAGGCTTTCTTAAAATCTATAAACCTTTTAATTGGGTAATTGGAGCTGGCTTATATATAGATGATATTGAAAAATCAATAGCAGATAATAAAAAACTTTTAGAAGAAAGAATAAATAGATATATTCAAACAGTTGTAAAAATCTCTATAGGTGTAATTTTGCTTATTGGTATTTTATCTTTTATTATCTCAAATAAAATAAATAGAGTATTTGCAAACTATAAAGATAATGTAAAAAGAAAAGAGCTAGAACTACAAGATGTAAATAAAAATCTTGAGAAAAAAATTGAAAAAGCATTAAGTGAAGCTAAGAAAAAAGATAGAGCAATGTTACATCAGTCTAGGCTTGCAAGAATGGGAGCAATGCTTAGTATGATTGCTCATCAATGGAGACAACCACTTAGTGAAATATCTGCAATTTTTATGGAGTTGGAAACAGCAAATAGATTTGGAAAATTAGATGATAAACTTTTAGATGATAGTGTAAAAGAATCAAATAGATTGATACAATTTATGTCTCACACTATTGATGATTTTAGAAACTTTTTTAAACCAGATAAGAAAAAAATAGAGTTTTATATTGATGATGCTTGTAATGAAGCAATCTCTTTAGCAGGTGCATCAATAAAAAGTTCCCATATTAAATTAAATAAAAAAGTAAAATGCAATAGTATGGTTGTAGGTTATGAAAGGGAGTTTGCTCAAGTTTTACTAAACTTAATATCAAATGCAAAAGATATATTAAACCAAAGAGTTGTTAAAAATCCAGAGATTAATATAACTATAGATTACAAAGATTCCCATGCTATTATTATTGTTGAAGATAATGGTGGTGGAGTAGAAGAAAAGCACTTAGAACTTATATTTGAACCATACTTTACTACTAAAGAGAGTTCAAAAGGAACAGGCTTAGGCTTATATATGGCAAAAATGATTGTAGAAAAAAATATGGCTGGTGAATTAAATGTTGAGAACAGTAAGAAAGGTGCAGTTTTCACGGTTAGTTTACCTTTAAAATAA
- a CDS encoding response regulator → MNKEQLSQLNNYSILCVEDEDGIRKRLVNTLKYYFDDVLEASNGNDGYDLYLEYKPDIILSDIEMPGKNGVEMVKKIRNEDIDTILIMVTAYSNEEYLLDLINLNINHYILKPINSENLFNGIIKALGERLTTNLNFSDECYFDIQKYELIFNNEIIGLRKRDKEFLLLLYKNKNQILTYDLIDEYIWKDKTMSMSALKTFIKELRQKLPIDLIKNVPQMGYKLNI, encoded by the coding sequence ATGAACAAAGAGCAATTATCACAGTTAAACAATTATTCTATTTTATGTGTTGAAGATGAAGATGGAATTAGAAAAAGATTAGTAAATACTCTAAAATATTACTTTGATGATGTATTAGAAGCAAGTAATGGAAATGATGGATATGATTTATACTTAGAATATAAACCAGATATCATTTTAAGTGATATTGAGATGCCTGGCAAAAATGGTGTTGAGATGGTTAAAAAAATTAGAAATGAAGATATTGATACTATTTTGATTATGGTAACAGCCTATTCAAATGAAGAATACCTTTTAGATTTAATTAATTTAAATATTAATCACTATATATTAAAACCTATAAATTCTGAAAACCTTTTTAATGGTATTATTAAAGCTTTAGGGGAAAGATTAACTACAAACTTGAACTTTTCTGATGAATGTTATTTTGATATTCAAAAATATGAACTTATTTTTAATAATGAAATTATAGGTTTACGAAAAAGAGATAAAGAGTTTCTACTTTTACTTTATAAAAATAAAAACCAAATATTAACTTATGATTTAATAGATGAATATATCTGGAAAGATAAAACTATGAGTATGAGTGCTTTAAAAACCTTTATTAAAGAGTTAAGACAAAAACTACCAATAGATTTAATTAAAAATGTACCTCAAATGGGATATAAACTGAATATCTAA
- a CDS encoding TRAP transporter substrate-binding protein, whose amino-acid sequence MLRKSLLVVGLAASLMASNVKMDLNAKYGANNFHTIGAEKFANLVRKYTDGSVEITVHAGSSLIKGNPLKAVKDGTVAMTDMFIPFTSGGGKVFGISALPFIANSYDDAYKLYQISKPAYEKTAKKWNQKLLYSVSWPPSGFYSKKAMTSIEDFKGSKTRTYDKNSAEFVNSAGGNAVALPWGEVYSSLRTGMVDSVITSSASGKDGKFWEVLSDFTKISYAYPLQAVTINLDYWNSLDKTQQKAMLKAASEIEKAQWEASKEEDRVALETLVKNGMNVNEASPELKKELDKIADEMLSKYLEDANSQIKKIFEEYRK is encoded by the coding sequence ATGTTAAGAAAAAGTTTACTTGTAGTTGGATTAGCAGCATCGCTAATGGCATCTAATGTAAAAATGGATTTAAATGCAAAATATGGTGCAAATAACTTCCATACAATTGGAGCAGAAAAGTTTGCCAATTTAGTAAGAAAATATACTGATGGTAGTGTAGAGATTACTGTTCATGCTGGTTCATCTTTAATAAAAGGTAACCCTCTTAAAGCAGTAAAAGATGGAACTGTGGCAATGACTGATATGTTTATACCTTTTACTTCAGGTGGAGGAAAAGTATTTGGTATTTCTGCCTTACCATTTATTGCTAATTCTTATGATGATGCATATAAATTGTATCAAATTTCAAAACCAGCATATGAAAAAACAGCTAAAAAATGGAATCAAAAACTACTTTATAGTGTATCTTGGCCACCATCTGGATTTTATTCAAAAAAGGCTATGACTTCAATTGAAGATTTTAAAGGAAGTAAGACAAGAACTTATGATAAAAACTCAGCAGAATTTGTAAATAGTGCAGGGGGAAATGCAGTTGCTTTACCTTGGGGAGAGGTTTATTCATCACTTAGAACAGGAATGGTTGATTCTGTTATTACATCATCTGCTTCGGGAAAAGATGGTAAATTTTGGGAAGTATTATCTGATTTTACAAAAATAAGTTATGCATATCCATTGCAAGCAGTTACTATAAATCTTGATTATTGGAATAGTTTAGATAAAACACAACAAAAAGCTATGTTAAAAGCAGCATCAGAGATTGAAAAAGCTCAATGGGAAGCTTCTAAAGAAGAAGATAGAGTTGCTTTAGAAACATTAGTTAAAAATGGTATGAATGTAAACGAAGCATCACCAGAGCTTAAAAAAGAGCTTGACAAAATTGCAGATGAGATGTTATCTAAGTATTTAGAAGATGCTAACTCTCAAATTAAAAAGATTTTTGAAGAATATAGAAAGTAA
- a CDS encoding TRAP transporter small permease, whose amino-acid sequence MKLFLNITDRLCKGGAYLSGLLLVGLVVLILIEIFLRYFFDTSTMIADEYSGYLYLASIFLGLAYTFLKDGHIRINIITSRLGDKTNSVIDKIAGIITLAVLFFILYRTILFTYDSYDLEMLSEAVSETPLYLTQIVMPIGITLFIFATIAFIFKGFRND is encoded by the coding sequence ATGAAACTTTTTTTAAACATTACAGATAGGCTTTGCAAAGGTGGAGCCTATCTTTCTGGATTACTTTTAGTTGGATTAGTAGTACTAATCTTAATCGAGATATTTTTAAGATACTTCTTTGATACATCTACAATGATTGCAGATGAATATAGTGGATATTTGTATTTAGCTTCAATCTTTTTAGGTTTGGCATATACTTTTTTAAAAGATGGGCATATTAGAATAAATATTATAACTTCAAGATTAGGTGATAAAACAAATAGTGTTATTGATAAAATTGCAGGAATAATAACTTTAGCTGTACTATTTTTTATCTTATATAGAACAATACTTTTTACTTACGATTCATACGATTTAGAGATGTTATCTGAAGCTGTTTCTGAAACGCCATTATATTTAACTCAAATAGTAATGCCAATAGGGATTACACTTTTTATTTTTGCAACTATTGCATTTATTTTTAAAGGATTTAGAAATGATTAG
- a CDS encoding TRAP transporter large permease subunit yields the protein MISDPLVLSVIILVVMFSLLLSSIWIGISLILTGIIGMLLFEHNLPPVISIYDKIGDLLAASLYDALNSWSLAALPMFILMGEILYKSSISTRLLNGLKPWLSYIPGGLLHVNVAACSLFAAVSGSSAATTATVGKITLDELKKRGYSKSIAMGSLAGAGTLGFLIPPSLIMIIYGVLADTSIGKLFIAGILPGLMLATFYSIYIMVISKIDKSVEPEIKENFTLKQKIDSIKDLAPILSLITVILGSIYGGIATPTEAAALGVLGSIILAIYFKSFNFEVFKNAILNTIKTSSMISFIIAGAVFLSQVIGFLGIARAMSEFITGLGLSPLVLILLIGLMYIVLGMILEGVSIVVMTLPIVLPIVVLAGFDPLWFGVFLVFMVEMAQITPPVGFSLFVIQSISKEKIEVILKATFPFFVMMIVTVALITFFPEIVHYLPNQMIK from the coding sequence ATGATTAGTGATCCATTGGTATTATCAGTTATTATTTTAGTAGTGATGTTTTCATTACTATTGTCTTCTATTTGGATTGGAATATCTTTAATTCTTACAGGTATAATTGGGATGCTTTTATTTGAACATAATCTTCCACCTGTAATTAGCATATATGATAAAATAGGAGATTTATTAGCTGCATCTTTGTATGATGCTTTAAATTCATGGTCATTAGCCGCTTTACCAATGTTTATTCTAATGGGTGAAATTTTATACAAGTCTTCAATCTCAACAAGATTATTAAATGGTTTAAAACCTTGGCTTAGTTATATTCCAGGTGGATTACTTCATGTAAATGTTGCAGCATGTTCTCTTTTTGCAGCAGTATCAGGTTCAAGTGCAGCTACAACCGCGACAGTTGGAAAAATAACCCTTGATGAACTTAAAAAAAGAGGTTATTCAAAATCAATAGCAATGGGTTCTTTAGCTGGGGCTGGTACTTTAGGTTTTTTAATTCCACCATCTCTTATAATGATTATTTATGGTGTATTAGCCGATACATCTATTGGTAAACTGTTTATTGCTGGGATTTTACCAGGACTGATGCTTGCAACTTTTTATTCTATTTATATTATGGTTATATCAAAAATAGATAAGAGTGTAGAACCAGAGATAAAAGAAAATTTTACCTTAAAACAAAAAATAGATTCAATAAAAGATTTAGCACCTATATTATCTTTGATTACTGTTATTTTAGGTTCTATTTATGGCGGTATTGCAACTCCAACTGAAGCTGCTGCTTTAGGTGTTTTAGGTTCTATTATTTTGGCAATTTATTTTAAAAGCTTTAATTTTGAGGTATTTAAAAATGCAATATTAAATACAATAAAAACTTCATCAATGATTAGTTTTATAATTGCTGGAGCAGTTTTTTTATCTCAAGTTATTGGCTTCTTAGGAATAGCAAGAGCTATGAGTGAGTTTATTACAGGACTTGGACTAAGCCCTTTAGTATTGATTTTATTAATAGGTCTTATGTATATTGTATTAGGGATGATTTTAGAAGGTGTTTCTATTGTTGTAATGACTCTTCCAATTGTATTACCAATTGTTGTTTTAGCTGGATTTGACCCACTTTGGTTTGGTGTATTTTTAGTATTTATGGTAGAGATGGCACAAATAACACCTCCTGTAGGTTTTTCTCTCTTTGTGATTCAAAGTATTTCAAAGGAAAAAATAGAAGTAATTCTTAAAGCTACTTTTCCATTTTTTGTTATGATGATTGTAACAGTTGCATTGATTACTTTCTTTCCTGAAATCGTACACTATTTACCAAATCAGATGATTAAATAG
- a CDS encoding 5-oxoprolinase subunit PxpA yields the protein MQGNEMIRLNCDMGESFGIWKMGADEHIMPYISLANLACGFHASDAVTMNRSVELAKKYNVTIGAHPSYQDLVGFGRRSMSCSLEEIKSKVLYQIGALYSFCKAHGTTVSYVKPHGALYNDMMRDQNIFKAVLSAISSFDKNIKLMILSNPDNEAFEYTAKMYNIALIYEVFADRNYNDDGSLVSRMLPNAVITDELEVMQRVKTLKEYGYIESVNGKRLYIKADTICVHGDGENALSFIQALYKVLN from the coding sequence ATGCAAGGTAATGAAATGATTAGATTAAATTGTGATATGGGTGAAAGTTTTGGTATCTGGAAAATGGGTGCTGATGAACATATTATGCCTTATATTTCACTAGCAAATTTAGCTTGTGGTTTTCATGCTTCTGATGCTGTTACAATGAATAGATCAGTTGAACTAGCAAAAAAATACAATGTTACAATTGGAGCTCATCCCTCATATCAAGATTTAGTTGGTTTTGGTAGAAGAAGTATGAGTTGCTCTTTAGAAGAGATAAAATCAAAAGTTCTTTATCAAATAGGAGCTTTATACTCTTTTTGTAAAGCTCATGGAACAACTGTATCTTATGTAAAGCCTCATGGGGCTTTATATAATGATATGATGAGAGATCAAAATATTTTCAAAGCTGTTCTTAGTGCAATCTCTTCATTTGATAAAAATATTAAATTGATGATTTTATCAAACCCAGATAATGAAGCTTTTGAATATACAGCTAAGATGTATAATATAGCTTTGATTTATGAAGTGTTTGCTGATAGAAATTACAATGATGATGGAAGTTTAGTTTCAAGGATGCTTCCTAATGCTGTAATAACAGATGAATTAGAAGTGATGCAAAGAGTTAAAACTTTAAAAGAGTATGGTTATATTGAAAGTGTAAATGGAAAAAGACTATATATAAAAGCTGACACAATTTGTGTTCACGGTGATGGTGAAAATGCTTTATCTTTTATTCAAGCACTTTATAAAGTATTAAATTAA
- the pxpB gene encoding 5-oxoprolinase subunit PxpB: protein MTVEIASVDSVIIYFSNTISKQSSLEVKAAYKVLKEFKGKGLIELIPSYTSLLVTYDIFYYDFESIKSFLNSKLSSLEDYKEDETNIITIDVYYDEEVGFDLQRVAQKSNLSIDEVIELHSSKIYDVYAIGFLPGFAYLASLDERIKTSRLETPRKKIPKGSVAIADTQTAIYPKDSPGGWNILGRTAFELFDKNLKELSPISIESKIKFNPISKEEFLSQGGNI from the coding sequence ATGACTGTAGAAATAGCATCTGTAGATTCTGTAATTATTTATTTTAGTAATACTATCTCAAAACAAAGTTCTTTAGAAGTAAAAGCAGCCTACAAAGTTTTAAAAGAGTTTAAAGGAAAAGGTTTAATAGAACTTATTCCCTCTTATACCTCTTTATTAGTCACTTATGATATATTTTATTATGATTTTGAATCAATAAAAAGTTTTTTAAATAGCAAATTAAGCTCTTTAGAAGATTATAAAGAGGATGAAACAAATATCATAACAATTGATGTATATTATGATGAAGAGGTTGGCTTTGATTTACAAAGAGTTGCCCAAAAATCAAATTTAAGTATTGATGAGGTTATTGAACTTCATAGTTCAAAAATTTATGATGTTTATGCAATAGGCTTTTTACCAGGGTTTGCATATTTAGCTTCTCTTGATGAGAGAATAAAAACTTCAAGATTAGAAACTCCTAGAAAAAAAATACCAAAAGGAAGTGTAGCTATTGCAGATACACAAACAGCTATTTATCCAAAAGATAGTCCTGGAGGATGGAATATTTTAGGTAGAACTGCTTTTGAACTTTTTGATAAAAATTTAAAAGAGTTATCTCCTATCTCAATAGAATCAAAAATAAAATTTAATCCAATTTCAAAAGAAGAGTTTCTTTCTCAAGGTGGTAACATATGA
- a CDS encoding biotin-dependent carboxyltransferase family protein, which produces MIGFEVIKAGVFSLIEDIGRISYMHLGVASSGFLDEFAALKAHKLLDNNINSNLLEIAFAGVKLKATADTMISITGARCEFKINGFEKAIWQTHYIKKGDLLEVGKLLSGQRIYLAVKGGFDIKKHLGSSSVTIKENLGGLNGTQLKNNDFLPFKEYKRYIPKRLKKEYIPSYETTLTLRVILSYQENSFSKVQKDKFFNSTYTITPDFNRMACKLSGEKIESSLDGIISEGIAFGAIQIPKDGQPIILLKERQTIGGYPKIGSVFSIDCFKLAQMKAGQKINFEQIGIKEAQEKLKKFYSSFH; this is translated from the coding sequence ATGATAGGTTTTGAAGTTATAAAAGCTGGAGTTTTTAGCTTAATTGAAGATATTGGCCGAATATCATATATGCATTTAGGAGTTGCAAGTTCAGGTTTTCTTGATGAATTTGCCGCTTTAAAAGCTCATAAACTATTAGATAATAATATAAATTCAAACTTATTAGAAATTGCCTTTGCTGGAGTAAAATTAAAAGCTACAGCAGATACAATGATAAGTATAACTGGAGCTAGATGTGAGTTTAAAATAAATGGTTTTGAGAAAGCTATTTGGCAAACACACTATATCAAAAAAGGTGATCTATTAGAAGTAGGGAAGTTACTTAGTGGTCAAAGGATTTATTTGGCTGTAAAAGGTGGCTTTGATATTAAAAAACATTTGGGTAGCAGTTCTGTTACAATAAAAGAGAATCTTGGTGGTTTAAATGGAACTCAACTTAAAAATAATGATTTTTTGCCCTTTAAAGAGTATAAAAGATATATTCCTAAAAGATTAAAAAAAGAGTATATTCCAAGTTATGAAACAACATTAACGCTAAGGGTAATCTTATCATATCAAGAGAACTCTTTTTCAAAAGTGCAAAAAGATAAATTTTTTAATTCTACATATACTATTACCCCTGATTTTAACAGAATGGCTTGTAAATTGAGTGGTGAAAAAATAGAATCCTCTTTAGATGGAATAATCTCAGAAGGGATAGCCTTTGGAGCAATTCAAATCCCAAAAGATGGGCAACCAATTATTTTATTAAAAGAGAGACAAACAATAGGTGGTTATCCAAAAATTGGTTCAGTTTTTAGTATTGATTGTTTTAAATTAGCACAAATGAAAGCAGGGCAAAAAATAAACTTTGAACAAATAGGTATAAAAGAAGCACAAGAAAAACTAAAAAAGTTTTATTCTAGTTTTCACTAG
- a CDS encoding diguanylate cyclase domain-containing protein has protein sequence MKAKLKEITDSTINELLSNEIILPSCYFQCFDKNAKNIDLDIGSENFEKELNKLIFKEYNEINSYINDAVKTIDSAASITKEAEKAIESNDSSLLKSLYNQILNLKKELESITDNVYKDYLTKTYNKKWLYQNYLNEKLGFKEDAIVTLIDVRDYEYISKTYNKLIADNLLMYISSFISTRLEEEDLKFKFVRYLTNKFIIVFEENDINQINTMLNLVFNMLFETILKSNSGIMIKPTFEYAIKEVKKEQTFHNVLEKLMKETTSEN, from the coding sequence ATGAAAGCTAAATTAAAAGAGATAACAGATTCTACGATAAATGAACTTTTATCTAATGAAATAATTTTACCATCTTGTTATTTTCAATGCTTTGATAAAAATGCTAAAAATATAGATTTAGATATTGGAAGTGAAAACTTTGAAAAAGAATTAAATAAATTAATATTTAAAGAATATAATGAAATTAACTCTTATATAAATGATGCAGTAAAAACTATTGATAGTGCTGCAAGTATCACAAAAGAAGCTGAAAAAGCTATAGAATCTAATGACTCTTCCCTATTAAAATCTCTTTATAATCAAATATTAAACTTAAAAAAAGAACTAGAGTCTATTACAGATAATGTTTATAAAGATTATTTAACAAAAACATATAATAAAAAATGGTTATATCAAAACTATTTAAATGAAAAACTAGGCTTTAAAGAGGATGCTATTGTAACTCTTATAGATGTTAGAGATTATGAATATATTTCAAAAACATATAATAAATTAATAGCAGACAATCTTCTAATGTATATCTCTAGCTTTATTAGCACTAGATTAGAAGAAGAAGATTTAAAATTTAAATTTGTTAGATATTTAACTAATAAATTTATTATAGTATTCGAAGAAAATGATATTAATCAGATAAATACAATGTTAAATCTAGTTTTCAATATGTTATTTGAAACAATTTTAAAAAGTAACTCTGGAATAATGATAAAGCCAACTTTTGAATATGCAATAAAAGAGGTAAAAAAAGAACAAACTTTTCATAATGTTTTAGAAAAACTAATGAAAGAGACAACTAGTGAAAACTAG
- a CDS encoding EAL domain-containing protein, translating into MSLFQRFCKHFYKNNTKTIFIVDVLYMKDLNAFYGFKNGDFILSQLYKLLKNKVKKEISFFLKKNICIEIKNEHVDVFTITIYDELVEMDIMEVKNIIFNNIMSSQFFLINTKNAIDIDVTIGCAKGKDKDLLIYAERALQNAKMNYIHFMYYDSKLYKNHFINEELLTTLHRNIKNKTVEPYFQAIQDNKTSKIVKYEALMRIYDKEGNIIMPQAFIEKARKYRLFNKMMEILILKVIKYIKKYEIEVSINLDYSDILNPTMKNIIIDNIKSSNVGKYLTIEILESKKISNYYLVNDFINDLKAFDVKIAIDDFGSGFSNYEHILNINTDYIKLDGSLIKKIDVDVYYNLVKSIVQFCKEQNIKVVAEFVSDLKIYRYVKSLDIDYSQGYYIGKPEKIDILMKGINES; encoded by the coding sequence ATGTCCTTATTTCAGAGGTTTTGCAAACATTTTTACAAGAACAACACTAAAACTATATTTATAGTTGATGTACTTTATATGAAAGATTTAAATGCATTTTATGGATTTAAAAATGGTGACTTTATCTTATCTCAATTGTATAAATTGCTTAAAAATAAAGTAAAAAAAGAGATATCTTTTTTTCTAAAAAAAAATATCTGTATTGAGATAAAAAATGAACATGTTGATGTCTTTACTATTACCATTTATGATGAGTTAGTTGAGATGGATATTATGGAAGTTAAAAATATTATTTTTAACAATATCATGAGTTCACAATTTTTTCTTATAAATACAAAAAACGCTATTGATATTGATGTTACAATTGGTTGTGCTAAAGGTAAAGATAAAGATTTATTAATTTATGCAGAAAGAGCTTTACAAAATGCAAAAATGAATTACATACACTTTATGTATTATGATTCAAAACTGTATAAAAACCATTTTATAAACGAAGAGCTATTAACAACTTTACATAGAAATATAAAGAATAAAACTGTTGAACCTTATTTTCAAGCAATACAAGATAATAAAACATCTAAAATAGTTAAATATGAAGCTTTAATGAGAATATATGATAAAGAGGGAAATATCATCATGCCTCAAGCTTTTATTGAAAAAGCAAGAAAATATCGACTCTTTAATAAAATGATGGAAATTCTTATATTAAAAGTAATTAAATATATTAAAAAATATGAGATTGAAGTTAGTATAAATCTTGATTATAGTGATATTTTAAATCCAACTATGAAAAATATCATTATAGACAATATAAAAAGCAGTAATGTAGGCAAATACTTAACAATTGAGATATTAGAGAGTAAAAAAATCAGTAATTACTATTTGGTTAATGATTTTATTAACGATTTAAAAGCATTTGATGTAAAGATTGCCATAGATGATTTTGGAAGTGGTTTTTCAAATTATGAGCATATTTTAAATATCAATACAGACTATATCAAACTTGATGGAAGTTTAATAAAAAAGATTGATGTTGACGTATATTATAACCTAGTAAAAAGTATTGTTCAATTTTGTAAAGAACAAAATATTAAAGTTGTTGCTGAGTTTGTGAGTGATTTAAAAATTTATAGATATGTTAAATCTTTAGATATAGATTATTCACAAGGTTATTATATTGGTAAACCAGAAAAAATTGATATATTAATGAAAGGTATTAATGAAAGCTAA